A single window of Metallosphaera hakonensis JCM 8857 = DSM 7519 DNA harbors:
- a CDS encoding nucleoside hydrolase: MSRKVIIDSDTASDDTLAILLASRFFDLVGVTVVAGNVKFENQVRNALFTLEYIGRADIPVYLGQDRPILNRWRTVEEVHGINGMGGWVFPDPNKRPEKESAVDAIIRMSKEYSGDLEILAVSPLTNLALAYLRDPSIVKRIRKVWIMGGAFTKGNTTPIAEFNFWVDPEATKIVLESGMDITIVPWETTEKYGTLDQNFWETVKGLGTKLSQFFVNANRTLLDFSLSQGNSGSVHPDSLTVYLAYDQSAILRKERRRVDIELCSESRGAMLVDWYKSGNENADLVLEADSRKFRDQVTSILSSF, from the coding sequence TTAGTAGGGGTTACTGTTGTTGCCGGAAACGTGAAATTTGAGAACCAGGTTAGAAACGCGCTATTTACTTTGGAATATATAGGTAGAGCTGACATTCCAGTTTATTTGGGTCAGGATAGACCAATACTAAACAGATGGAGAACTGTAGAAGAGGTTCACGGGATCAATGGGATGGGCGGTTGGGTGTTTCCAGATCCAAATAAGAGACCGGAAAAGGAAAGCGCAGTTGACGCGATTATTAGAATGTCTAAGGAATACTCTGGCGACCTAGAGATCTTGGCAGTGTCTCCTTTAACTAATCTAGCGTTGGCGTATCTCAGAGATCCTTCTATCGTCAAAAGGATAAGAAAGGTCTGGATAATGGGTGGAGCCTTTACAAAAGGTAATACGACTCCAATAGCGGAATTTAATTTCTGGGTCGATCCTGAAGCAACAAAGATCGTCCTAGAGTCAGGGATGGACATAACCATAGTTCCTTGGGAAACGACTGAGAAATATGGTACATTGGACCAAAACTTCTGGGAAACCGTGAAGGGTTTAGGAACTAAACTGTCTCAGTTCTTCGTTAACGCAAATAGAACACTCTTAGATTTCTCTTTGTCACAAGGAAATTCTGGGAGTGTACATCCAGACTCGCTCACTGTCTACCTGGCTTACGATCAAAGCGCAATTTTACGTAAGGAAAGAAGAAGGGTTGACATTGAACTGTGCTCTGAATCTAGAGGAGCAATGTTGGTGGACTGGTATAAATCTGGGAACGAGAACGCTGACTTGGTCCTAGAGGCAGATTCTAGAAAATTTAGGGATCAAGTAACTTCTATCCTTTCCTCATTTTAG